Proteins from a single region of Streptomyces sp. HUAS 15-9:
- a CDS encoding bile acid:sodium symporter family protein produces MPIDPYILLLLATVGVAALLPARGTAADVASGASTAAIALLFFLYGARLSTREALDGLRHWRLHTTVLVCTFVIFPLLGLAARGLVPVLLTQPLYQGLLFLTLVPSTIQSSIAFTSIARGNVPAAICAGSFSSLVGIVLTPLLAAALLGSSGGGFSADSLIKIVLQLLVPFLAGQVLRPWIADFVARHRKVLGLVDRGSILLVVYTAFSEGMVQGIWHRVNPVRLAGLLVVEAALLAVMLALTWYGAKVLRFGRGDRIAIQFAGSKKSLASGLPMASVLFGAHASLAVLPLMLFHQMQLMVCAVIAKRRAHDPEVTTPSASAGGSRTEVGTGPRSR; encoded by the coding sequence ATGCCGATCGACCCGTACATCCTGCTGCTGCTCGCCACAGTGGGCGTAGCGGCGCTGCTCCCGGCCCGGGGTACGGCCGCCGACGTGGCCTCCGGCGCGTCCACCGCCGCGATCGCCCTCCTGTTCTTCCTCTACGGCGCCCGGCTGTCCACGCGTGAGGCGCTGGACGGACTGCGCCACTGGCGGCTCCACACCACCGTCCTGGTCTGCACCTTCGTGATCTTCCCGCTGCTCGGCCTGGCCGCCCGCGGACTCGTGCCGGTACTGCTCACCCAGCCGCTCTACCAGGGCCTGCTCTTCCTCACCCTCGTGCCGTCGACGATCCAGTCGTCCATCGCGTTCACCTCGATCGCCCGCGGCAATGTGCCCGCCGCCATCTGCGCCGGCTCCTTCTCCTCCCTCGTCGGCATCGTCCTCACCCCACTGCTGGCGGCGGCACTGCTCGGCAGCAGCGGCGGCGGATTCTCCGCCGACTCGCTGATCAAGATCGTGCTGCAACTGCTGGTCCCGTTCCTCGCGGGCCAGGTGCTGCGCCCGTGGATCGCCGACTTCGTCGCCCGTCACAGGAAGGTCCTCGGCCTGGTCGACCGCGGCTCCATCCTGCTCGTCGTCTACACCGCGTTCAGCGAGGGCATGGTCCAGGGGATCTGGCACCGGGTGAACCCCGTGCGGCTGGCCGGACTGCTCGTCGTCGAGGCCGCGCTGCTCGCCGTGATGCTCGCCCTGACCTGGTACGGCGCCAAGGTGCTGCGCTTCGGTCGCGGGGACCGGATCGCCATCCAGTTCGCCGGGTCGAAGAAGTCCCTGGCCTCGGGACTGCCGATGGCGAGCGTCCTGTTCGGCGCGCACGCCTCGCTGGCCGTGCTGCCGCTGATGCTCTTCCACCAGATGCAGCTGATGGTGTGCGCGGTCATCGCCAAGCGCCGGGCACACGACCCCGAGGTCACGACCCCGTCCGCGTCAGCCGGAGGGTCACGAACCGAGGTCGGTACAGGTCCACGTTCCCGCTGA
- a CDS encoding DUF4185 domain-containing protein: protein MSEDARARRRTGTGVGLLLTLVLAAVLLTVLPQDRHGEGGGGCGARTVASWTYDGALTGAFARYGDDPARADDWTGGDGTHSVRLPDGRVLWLFSDTYLGQVHGPPNPSGEPHSWRDASAPMVRNSAVVMDNKGRLTATLSAPLFPDPAPDQWRWPVAARIEPRSPGSAESVVRVLLWVRTAGPYPWIYGVPGATEVATLSLPDLRVESVVPVLDQRQVPDPSRRVLFGTTLVTRGGWTYVFGGDDGQAVDRRPSSAYVARVREGRLAEPAAWRYWDGSAWTSTSAARPVLGDGRRTGVGSTFSVVRDEGTYVLFTMAAGTAGLTAVTWYWACSPTGPWHGPGRGFGARLPDGQVAAYNPQAHPALGGGDGRLVLSYDVNWLETTTASAGISGNVDLYRPRFVTLRLTRTGS, encoded by the coding sequence GTGTCCGAGGACGCACGAGCACGACGACGGACGGGAACCGGGGTCGGCCTGCTGCTGACCCTGGTCCTCGCCGCCGTGCTGCTCACCGTTCTCCCCCAGGACCGCCACGGGGAGGGCGGCGGTGGGTGCGGGGCCCGTACGGTCGCCTCCTGGACGTACGACGGTGCGCTCACCGGCGCATTCGCCCGGTACGGCGACGATCCGGCCCGTGCCGACGACTGGACCGGCGGCGACGGCACCCACTCGGTACGGCTGCCGGACGGCCGGGTGCTGTGGCTGTTCTCCGACACCTACCTCGGCCAGGTGCACGGGCCGCCCAACCCCTCGGGTGAACCCCACTCCTGGCGCGACGCCTCGGCTCCGATGGTGCGCAACTCGGCCGTGGTGATGGACAACAAGGGCCGGCTCACCGCCACCCTTTCCGCCCCGCTGTTCCCGGACCCCGCTCCGGACCAGTGGCGCTGGCCGGTCGCGGCCCGCATCGAGCCCCGCTCCCCCGGCTCGGCCGAGAGCGTCGTCAGGGTGCTGCTGTGGGTGCGGACGGCCGGTCCGTACCCGTGGATCTACGGTGTGCCCGGCGCCACCGAGGTCGCCACGCTGTCACTGCCCGACCTGCGGGTGGAGTCGGTCGTACCGGTCCTGGATCAGCGGCAGGTGCCGGATCCGTCCCGGCGTGTGCTGTTCGGGACCACGCTCGTCACGCGGGGCGGCTGGACGTACGTCTTCGGCGGTGACGACGGCCAGGCGGTCGACCGTCGGCCCTCGTCCGCCTATGTGGCACGGGTGCGGGAGGGCAGGCTGGCCGAGCCGGCGGCCTGGCGGTACTGGGACGGCTCCGCGTGGACGTCCACGTCCGCCGCGCGCCCGGTGCTCGGGGACGGGCGGCGCACCGGGGTGGGCAGCACGTTCTCGGTGGTCCGGGACGAGGGGACGTACGTCCTGTTCACCATGGCGGCGGGCACGGCCGGTCTGACCGCGGTCACCTGGTACTGGGCGTGCTCCCCCACCGGCCCGTGGCACGGACCGGGCAGGGGCTTCGGCGCGCGGCTGCCGGACGGGCAGGTGGCCGCGTACAACCCGCAGGCGCACCCGGCGCTCGGTGGCGGGGACGGACGGCTGGTGCTCAGCTACGACGTCAACTGGCTGGAGACCACGACCGCCTCGGCCGGCATCAGCGGGAACGTGGACCTGTACCGACCTCGGTTCGTGACCCTCCGGCTGACGCGGACGGGGTCGTGA
- a CDS encoding sialidase family protein, with protein sequence MPSRVRARLRATLAVAFAAAALSVLSNPADAAQPAADTLDFEQQILFKASQDPGYACFRIPAIVKTTDGTLLAFAEGRVLNCGDAADIDIVVKRSTDGGRTWGPLRVVNEGAGDTHGNPAPIVDRETGRILLAETYNTGRTDAASCSVPCDRTPHLQYSDDDGLTWSAPRDLSPEILPADWNSWYATGPVHGLQLTRGKDAGRLVFGVNTETWDGSRVTANHAALIVSDDGGDHWRIGATDSWPIAEDRTFRQKPSELTLTERVDGSLLVSGREQDGTDIGHRTQTVSRDGGDSFVSPFRGLPDLYAPQVQGSTLRLGNRILLACPGDPDRRRTMMIRSSYDGGRTWDSVDRGTVVTTDWSGYSDLVRADHDTVGLMYEGGAVDARDEIRFARFTEDWLQPRRGPDPTTADRARHAPRAAVLGGAEETDGVSGGALQFDGVDDAVRLPYRDELPLGSDDFTASLWFRYTAATGEQPMLWMGGIGTTQPQVWLRGEPDSKRVRALMTVREGASTIRTASLPTTGAYNDGQWHHLAVRRGGGKLSLFIDGVQSSVADVAGSVSRNSPFGVHIGQRMDSRAFFTGTIDDVHVWDRALSDDELSDPKTLRSVKDTVLWLPMDHVSGGH encoded by the coding sequence ATGCCGTCAAGAGTCCGCGCACGACTGAGAGCCACCCTGGCCGTCGCCTTCGCGGCGGCCGCGCTGTCGGTGCTGTCGAATCCGGCTGACGCCGCCCAACCCGCCGCCGACACCCTCGACTTCGAGCAGCAGATCCTCTTCAAGGCATCCCAGGACCCGGGATATGCCTGCTTCCGCATTCCGGCGATCGTGAAGACCACCGACGGCACGCTCCTGGCGTTCGCCGAGGGACGCGTCCTCAACTGCGGTGACGCGGCCGACATCGACATCGTGGTGAAGCGCTCCACCGACGGCGGGCGCACCTGGGGCCCGCTGCGGGTGGTCAACGAGGGCGCGGGTGACACCCATGGCAACCCGGCGCCGATCGTGGACCGCGAGACCGGCCGCATCCTGCTGGCCGAGACGTACAACACGGGCCGTACGGACGCCGCCAGCTGCTCGGTGCCCTGCGATCGCACCCCTCATCTGCAGTACAGCGACGACGACGGACTGACCTGGTCGGCACCGCGCGATCTGAGCCCCGAGATCCTGCCCGCGGACTGGAACTCCTGGTACGCGACCGGCCCGGTGCACGGCCTCCAGCTCACCCGTGGCAAGGACGCCGGGCGGCTGGTCTTCGGCGTCAACACCGAGACCTGGGACGGCAGTCGGGTCACCGCGAATCACGCGGCGCTGATCGTCAGCGACGACGGCGGCGACCACTGGCGGATCGGGGCCACCGACAGCTGGCCCATCGCCGAGGACCGTACCTTCCGGCAGAAGCCGTCCGAACTGACCCTCACCGAGCGCGTCGACGGCTCCCTCCTGGTCAGCGGGCGCGAACAGGACGGCACCGACATCGGCCACCGCACGCAGACCGTCAGCCGCGACGGCGGCGACAGCTTCGTCAGCCCCTTCCGGGGCCTTCCCGACCTCTACGCCCCGCAGGTCCAGGGCTCGACCCTGCGGCTGGGCAACCGCATCCTGCTGGCCTGCCCCGGCGACCCCGACCGCCGCCGGACCATGATGATCCGCTCCTCCTACGACGGCGGCCGCACCTGGGACAGCGTGGACCGCGGCACGGTCGTCACCACGGACTGGTCCGGCTACTCCGACCTGGTGCGCGCCGACCACGACACCGTGGGGCTGATGTACGAGGGCGGGGCGGTCGACGCGCGCGACGAGATCCGCTTCGCCCGCTTCACCGAGGACTGGCTCCAGCCGCGCCGCGGCCCCGACCCGACCACCGCCGACCGCGCCCGGCACGCCCCGCGGGCGGCCGTCCTCGGCGGCGCGGAGGAGACGGACGGAGTGTCGGGCGGCGCCCTGCAGTTCGACGGCGTGGACGACGCCGTACGTCTGCCGTATCGCGACGAACTCCCGCTCGGCAGCGACGACTTCACCGCGTCGCTGTGGTTCCGGTACACGGCCGCCACCGGCGAGCAGCCGATGCTGTGGATGGGGGGCATCGGCACCACACAGCCGCAGGTGTGGCTGCGCGGCGAACCGGACAGCAAACGGGTGCGGGCCCTGATGACCGTACGCGAGGGCGCGTCCACCATCCGTACGGCGTCACTGCCGACCACCGGGGCGTACAACGACGGCCAGTGGCACCATCTGGCGGTGCGCAGGGGCGGCGGGAAGCTGTCGCTGTTCATCGACGGTGTGCAGTCGTCCGTCGCCGATGTGGCGGGCTCCGTGAGCCGCAACTCGCCGTTCGGTGTGCACATCGGGCAGCGCATGGACAGCCGGGCCTTCTTCACCGGGACCATCGACGACGTCCACGTCTGGGACCGCGCGCTGAGCGACGACGAGCTGTCCGACCCGAAGACGCTCCGGTCGGTGAAGGACACCGTGCTGTGGCTGCCCATGGACCATGTGAGCGGCGGCCACTAA
- a CDS encoding isochorismatase family protein, translating into MTAPLALDPARTALVLVDLMDRIVALPLEPRKGTEVLVAAEELADAFRSAGALVVLIRVERPGVAEQPPGSGLVAGLLRDGDLEIVKRTIGAFQGTELDARLRQRAITTLVFGGIATNLGVESTARAAHDLGYDLVFVENAMAAFTTPEHEASVRLDFPRLGSVVSSPQEMRFNTV; encoded by the coding sequence ATGACCGCACCCCTGGCGCTCGATCCGGCGCGCACAGCACTCGTCCTCGTCGATCTGATGGACCGCATCGTCGCGCTTCCCCTGGAACCCCGCAAAGGCACCGAAGTTCTGGTAGCCGCCGAGGAGTTGGCGGATGCCTTCCGCTCGGCCGGGGCGCTCGTCGTGCTCATTCGCGTCGAACGCCCCGGGGTCGCCGAGCAGCCGCCCGGCAGCGGACTGGTCGCAGGACTGCTGCGAGACGGCGACCTCGAGATCGTGAAGCGGACCATCGGCGCCTTCCAGGGCACGGAACTCGACGCACGGTTGCGTCAACGGGCCATCACCACACTCGTGTTCGGCGGCATCGCCACCAACCTGGGAGTGGAGTCCACCGCCCGCGCAGCCCACGACCTGGGCTACGACCTGGTCTTCGTGGAGAACGCCATGGCAGCGTTCACCACACCGGAACACGAGGCATCGGTACGCCTGGACTTCCCGAGGCTGGGTTCGGTGGTGTCCTCGCCCCAGGAGATGCGCTTCAACACCGTCTGA
- the fdhD gene encoding formate dehydrogenase accessory sulfurtransferase FdhD — MGRVTERRKVIRIRDGAVATRPDTLVAEEPLEIRLNGKPLAITMRTPGDDFALAAGFLVSEGVLAAASDLQNIVYCAGATVDGSNTYNVVDVRTAPDVAVPDITLERNVYTTSSCGLCGKASLDAVRTTARWPLSDRPPVRVAPALLTGLPDRLRESQRVFDRTGGLHAAALFTEDGELLDIREDVGRHNAVDKLVGRAVQNGDLPLSRTILLVSGRASFELAQKAVMAGIPVLAAVSAPSSLAVDLAAETGLTLVGFLRGSSMNVYAGEHRLALKAAATQA; from the coding sequence ATGGGACGAGTCACGGAACGACGCAAGGTGATCCGCATCAGGGACGGCGCCGTCGCCACCCGTCCGGACACGCTCGTCGCCGAGGAGCCCCTGGAGATCCGCCTCAACGGCAAGCCCCTCGCGATCACCATGCGCACACCGGGCGACGACTTCGCGCTGGCCGCCGGATTCCTGGTGAGCGAGGGCGTACTGGCCGCCGCGTCCGATCTGCAGAACATCGTGTACTGCGCGGGCGCGACGGTCGACGGCTCGAACACCTACAACGTGGTGGACGTGCGGACCGCTCCGGACGTCGCCGTTCCCGACATCACGCTCGAGCGGAACGTCTACACCACCTCGTCGTGCGGCCTGTGCGGCAAGGCGAGCCTCGACGCGGTCCGTACGACGGCGCGCTGGCCTCTCTCCGACAGGCCCCCGGTCCGCGTCGCGCCTGCCCTGCTCACCGGCCTTCCGGACCGGCTGCGCGAGTCCCAGCGGGTGTTCGACCGGACCGGTGGACTGCATGCCGCGGCCCTGTTCACCGAGGACGGGGAGCTGCTCGACATACGAGAGGACGTGGGCCGGCACAACGCGGTCGACAAACTGGTCGGCCGCGCCGTGCAGAACGGCGACCTGCCCCTGTCCCGCACCATCCTGCTCGTGTCGGGCCGGGCCTCCTTCGAGCTGGCGCAGAAGGCCGTGATGGCGGGTATCCCGGTGCTGGCCGCGGTCTCGGCCCCGTCCTCCCTGGCGGTGGACCTGGCCGCCGAGACCGGCCTGACCCTGGTGGGCTTCCTGCGGGGCAGCTCCATGAACGTGTACGCGGGTGAACACCGCCTCGCCCTGAAGGCGGCGGCCACGCAGGCCTGA
- a CDS encoding beta-ketoacyl-ACP synthase III, which translates to MNGSRITAVGHYQPAKVLTNEDLAGMVDTSDAWIRSRVGIRTRHIAGPAEPVDELAAYAAAKALAAAGLTPDDIDLVLVATSTAIDRSPNTAARVAARLGIPRPAAMDVNVVCAGFTHALATADHTVRAGAATRALVIGADKMSEVTDWSDRTTCVLVGDGAGAAVVEACGPGEEPGIGPVLWGSVPEMGHAVRIEGTPPRFAQEGQSVYRWATTQLPPIARRACEKAGIAPEDLAAVVLHQANLRIIEPLAEKLGAVNAVVARDVAESGNTSAASIPLALSKLVEQGAISGGDPVLLFGFGGNLSYAGQVVRCP; encoded by the coding sequence ATGAACGGCTCGCGCATCACCGCAGTCGGCCATTATCAGCCCGCCAAGGTACTCACCAACGAGGACCTGGCGGGCATGGTCGACACGAGTGACGCATGGATCCGCAGCCGGGTGGGCATCCGGACGCGGCACATCGCGGGGCCCGCCGAGCCCGTCGACGAGCTCGCCGCGTACGCCGCCGCCAAGGCGCTCGCGGCGGCGGGGCTGACGCCCGACGACATCGACCTGGTGCTGGTCGCCACCTCAACCGCGATCGACCGCTCTCCGAACACCGCGGCCCGCGTCGCGGCCCGCCTCGGCATTCCGCGGCCCGCCGCGATGGACGTCAACGTCGTGTGCGCCGGGTTCACGCACGCGCTGGCGACCGCCGACCACACCGTCCGCGCGGGGGCCGCGACCCGTGCCCTTGTGATCGGCGCCGACAAGATGTCCGAGGTGACCGACTGGAGCGACCGCACCACCTGCGTTCTCGTCGGCGACGGGGCGGGGGCCGCCGTCGTGGAGGCGTGCGGACCGGGGGAGGAGCCCGGGATCGGGCCCGTGCTGTGGGGGTCGGTGCCGGAGATGGGGCACGCCGTGCGGATCGAGGGCACACCGCCGCGGTTCGCGCAGGAGGGGCAGAGCGTCTACCGCTGGGCCACCACCCAGCTGCCGCCCATCGCGCGCCGTGCCTGCGAGAAGGCCGGCATCGCACCGGAGGACCTCGCCGCGGTCGTGCTGCACCAGGCCAACCTGCGCATCATCGAGCCCCTCGCCGAGAAGCTCGGCGCCGTCAACGCCGTGGTCGCGCGTGATGTCGCCGAGTCGGGCAACACCTCCGCCGCCAGCATTCCGCTCGCGCTGTCCAAGCTCGTCGAGCAGGGCGCGATCAGCGGCGGCGACCCGGTACTGCTCTTCGGCTTCGGCGGCAACCTGTCGTACGCCGGTCAGGTCGTACGGTGCCCGTGA
- a CDS encoding aldehyde dehydrogenase family protein, translated as MAPTLTTTRPTLALKPGTSWSDAWRRCLAVAPEAFRDDRVLNLYGAAWQPDGRALPATTPVDGSPIAGAPRLDRTTAQQAVRASLDQHRAWRHVPLEERRARVAAALDALTEHRELLALLLVWEIGKPWRLAQADVDRAIDGVRWYVDGIEPMVAGRAPLDGPVSNIASWNYPMSVLAHAMLVQALAGNAVIAKTPTDGGVACLTLASALIAREGIPVTLVSGSGGELSEALVRAPEIGCVSFVGGRDTGAAVATAVADLGKRHVLEQEGLNTWGIWNFSDWDALTAVIPKLFDYGKQRCTAYPRFVVQRTQFDEFLAAYLPAVRGIKVGHPLAVGHPDDLPPELDFGPVINAAKATELRAQVAEAIDRGAVPLHRGSLSDARFLPGQDTSAYVQPITLLGPPPSSPLHHAEPFGPVDTIVLVDTEAELLAAMNASNGALVATLSTDDRAAYDRLAPQIRAFKVGHGKPRSRGDRDELFGGFGASWRGAFVGGELLVRAVTQGPTGERLPGNFPDYQLMP; from the coding sequence ATGGCACCCACGCTCACCACCACCCGCCCCACCCTCGCGCTGAAGCCCGGCACCTCCTGGAGCGACGCCTGGCGGCGCTGCCTGGCCGTCGCCCCCGAGGCCTTCCGGGACGACCGCGTCCTCAACCTCTACGGTGCCGCCTGGCAGCCGGACGGCCGGGCGCTGCCCGCGACCACCCCGGTCGACGGCAGCCCCATCGCGGGCGCGCCGCGGCTGGACCGGACCACCGCCCAGCAGGCCGTACGGGCCTCGCTGGACCAGCACCGCGCCTGGCGGCATGTGCCGCTGGAGGAGCGCCGGGCCCGGGTCGCGGCCGCTCTCGACGCGCTGACCGAGCACCGCGAACTGCTCGCGCTGCTGCTCGTCTGGGAGATCGGCAAGCCCTGGCGGCTCGCCCAGGCCGACGTCGACCGGGCGATCGACGGCGTGCGCTGGTACGTCGACGGCATCGAGCCGATGGTCGCCGGCCGGGCCCCGCTGGACGGGCCGGTGTCCAACATCGCGAGCTGGAACTACCCGATGAGCGTGCTCGCGCACGCCATGCTGGTGCAGGCGCTCGCGGGCAACGCGGTCATCGCCAAGACGCCGACCGACGGTGGCGTCGCCTGTCTCACCCTGGCCTCGGCGCTCATCGCCCGTGAGGGCATCCCGGTCACCCTGGTCAGCGGCAGCGGCGGCGAGCTCTCGGAGGCGCTGGTGCGCGCGCCCGAGATCGGCTGTGTCTCCTTCGTCGGCGGCCGCGACACCGGCGCCGCGGTGGCCACCGCCGTGGCCGACCTCGGCAAGCGGCACGTGCTTGAACAGGAGGGGCTCAACACCTGGGGCATCTGGAACTTCTCCGACTGGGATGCGCTCACGGCCGTCATCCCCAAGCTCTTCGACTACGGCAAGCAGCGCTGCACGGCGTACCCGCGCTTCGTCGTCCAGCGCACGCAGTTCGACGAGTTCCTGGCGGCCTACCTGCCCGCGGTGCGCGGGATCAAGGTCGGCCACCCGCTGGCCGTCGGGCACCCGGACGACCTTCCGCCCGAGCTGGACTTCGGACCGGTGATCAACGCGGCCAAGGCCACGGAGCTGCGGGCCCAGGTCGCCGAGGCCATCGACCGCGGTGCCGTCCCGCTGCACCGGGGCAGCCTGTCCGACGCCCGCTTCCTGCCCGGCCAGGACACCTCGGCGTACGTCCAGCCGATCACGCTGCTGGGCCCGCCCCCTTCCTCCCCGCTGCACCACGCGGAGCCGTTCGGCCCGGTCGACACGATCGTCCTGGTCGACACGGAGGCGGAGCTGCTCGCGGCGATGAACGCGTCCAACGGCGCTCTGGTCGCCACCCTCTCCACCGACGACCGGGCCGCCTACGACCGGCTGGCACCGCAGATCCGCGCGTTCAAGGTCGGCCACGGAAAGCCCCGCTCCCGCGGCGACCGCGACGAGCTGTTCGGCGGCTTCGGCGCCTCCTGGCGCGGCGCCTTCGTCGGCGGCGAGCTCCTGGTACGCGCGGTGACCCAGGGCCCGACGGGGGAGCGGCTGCCCGGCAACTTCCCGGACTACCAGCTCATGCCGTGA